atatataattatatacacatattaaaataagtagttattaataaatatatgggaattaagtttaattttctatgtgtgaataaaaaaaattaattcatgaAAAAAGAGAGTCTAAATTTTATGTGAGTTTAGTAGAGTTACTTTGATAAGTACATACAGTCCCTTTGTAAGCTTAACAATTCACACAAACACGCGTTCAAAATTTCATaggacaaaaaaaatattgagatCAATAGATTAGTccataatcaaaatttatttttactttaatcAAAATAGtttaaactaaaaatacaaCTACAACCAGACTcaatatcatttttaataattaatcataataaatataattaaccAACTTACTCTATATACCACCATCACGTGATATTAAAGTACACATGAAACATGTTACTTAATATGAACAGAGTTTGTCTTTAACCACACTCTCTCTCTATACACTTGTCTCACAATCCTTTTGACAACATAAATATATAGGTGtagaaaaaatttttcttctacACCATAAAACTCACCattatttaatctatttttctGCACACTAACTAAATACATTACACAAACAATTGATAACTAGATAATAATAATTGTGCATCACTTTTAATCAATTATTGgtttttcaaactcaacaaAGTGCATCATAAATAAgtttctttataaataagtttCTTAAAGTTTTAAAGACTCAATTTTCACCTGGTTTGGATCCGGTGTAGTTGTGGTCCAAAAATATTTAGGTTTCATTGGGTCTATGCCGGGTTAATGTCTAAAAAATAGATCCAGTATATATTTAGGGTCGGGTCTAGATTAGGACAAACCCGATTTCACCCAACCCATGAACACCCATAGTTTCTATTATATTTTCGAAAGAATCTAATCGATAAGGGTAGAGGTGACAATAGATAGGGTAGTGTATGATTTGGATCCAACCTTAATTTTATTCGTGAATTgagatttttttataaactCAATTCTACTCTATTTGTGTGTTGAGGATATTTCAATCTTAATTCTATTCATTCTTAATTTGCGGATATCCGATTCTATTCGCGAATTACAAAAAAGATACaacattattatataaattgatgatagtttaaaataaaactgattttatgtaaaaaaaacgtattaaatttttaattaatgaattttttttagtgaCTAAAAATCTTTTACATTTAGTGAGATATCTTCGATTCAACATCCAtttgaaatatattttatataaatatataacatatacatatatagggtGCGGGTTGGTCGAATAGGATTGAAACTCAATTCATATCCTATATGACTCGTACAAAAATCCTATCCACACTCTATCCTATCCGGTATGAATTGAGTTGATAACCTTATCCAATCAAATTGAATCGAATTGAATATCTACAGATAAAGTATATGTTGCCACCCCTAAATAAAAGTATATatctataattataattataacataacatatattttattaataagatAAATATGTCGATAAAGTTAAGATATATTTATCATGTAAAATTAAGAATATAAATTATTAGGTTAttcaattaaatatatttaattaatatattaaatgatttaataatttataatattatttttatataaaaatattttttaaaatatatattttttattaattagataGTTACTCATAGGCTGCGTGCTGattttgcacaaaattaaacaataattaaCGGAAAGGAACTTAATTATCTCTCCTTCGTGGTCAACCAATAACTGGGATGCGTCAAAATCATTAGTCGCAATCGGTTATGTcggcatatatatatatatatatgaaatatgATATTATATTATCATGACCACATTTCTCGTGGCCACATTATTGGTGACTATCAATAATTAAGCATTGACTATTCAATAAAAAGTTAATAAATAGTCAATAAAataagtatataatatatataatgagttatttttggcctaatataaataaaaattaaaattatttatatttattcttattccaaaaGTGATGTTTATTTTTGAGATAACCATCACTATATAATCagtaattctaatttttttcgatCACCCTTTCTTCTGTTATCGTGACGTTTCAAACCAAATCTTTTACATACAATGTTGAATATTCCACCGTCTCCTCCAATGAAACTCTGGTCAACGTTGAGCATCTTTTACCACTAGCTTCCATCGCGTGTCTCCCGCCCACTAGATTCTAGCGGCTCGCCCTTGGTTACAGGTGTACAGAACGCCCGCGATTCAATCGAAGCTGTGCCATTCAGATTAAAATTCTTGTATAAGATCACACACAATAAGCAATGACAGTTTTATATAACCATTGGCGGATAAGAAAAAGTAACCATCCGCTATCGTAAAGGTTCGAACATTCAGGATAAATTACTACTAATTTATGAAACACAATATATCCATACTATTCAGAATAACCATCAGGGTACCAGGGATAATAAATATCTAATATCCTACTAAATCGAACATCCAATTTAAAATACTTGAAACTGATCACACGACGACGGAAACACACGACGGGTAGGTGGTGTTGGACGAGGGCCTGTGCAGACGACAACGTCGGTGGAAGGAGAGTCCGACGGTGGGTAGTGACTGGTGGGAATGTAGTTTCCGATGAGAAACGGAGATGATGGAGATGATACCGTATTGAGCAAGTGACGTCTTTGTTGTGATTCTATAACTGACCCTAATcctattttgtttcaaaatttaaattagaataattttaaaattaattaattacctaATGAGTTTAGAAAATTCCAAATTAATATGATGATGATCAAatattgttaaaaataattaattacaaaattattaactGAATTTTAATTCACATTTGTTGATTACTAATTTTGTTATTGTGcagattttttattattgagctTAATACAACTTAAAACCCAAATGTGTCAAGAAAATAGATTCAGCCTtgcacaaaaatattttacataatataTGGCTGAATTATTTACATGGTAATTGGGCCAGAGAATTAATATGAAGCCCAATTAATCTTTGCTACAAGACCATAAAGGCTTGGTccgaaaaattgaaaaagaaagaaagtacTGTTGCATGCTTTCCTCGGTTACCCACTCTATATTTTGGTGGAATTCAAATTTAATGAACTTGTTTTAATGCCTTGGTAACTGAAAAGAGAAAGTTAAAATTGATTTGATGGCTTTTATTACTCTCACACGTTACTAAGCATGGGGAGTGGGGAAGTAACCCATTTAATTTCATTCATCAATTCCATTGAAAATTTTTCACTCTTCTCTCTCTAGTCTTCGGTCATGTCACAGGAAAGAAGAAAGAGTAAGTTATCAGAGGAGAAGTACAGTAGCAGTAAAGCTATGAACAAGCAAGAGGCCAAGGTGATGATGGCCCTTGCAAAAAGAAGATCCACAGTATGGCGTGGCTGAGATCTTTGCCACTAATGGGAAGATGTGGTGAAAAAGTCTCAAGATTTTCATGCCCAAGAATGGTAGCAATCCATTTCAGTCAGAGAAGAAGATCCCTGTAGCATGGCTCGTCTCTACTTTCTGTTCAACCATCACAAAAGATAGCTACTGTAGCTACGTGAAGGAAGAAGCAGAAGTGGAGCAGATGGAGCTGTCAAGAATCAAGGGTTCATTAAGGGTCAAAAATCCTTCTTGAGAACCAAGTCAAGATGGAAGGCTCAGATTGATGAATCTTGATGAGAAGGGATGAGagagaggtaattgcatgttggtttttgcTTTCGGTTCCCTCTCTCCTCTCTTTGTCCGAACCAGTTTTgatgattgaagaagaagaagttggctcGGTTGAACCGTTTCAACCTTGCAAGCTTCcccttctataataagggtgaacGGCAAAGGGTTGAGGTAAGGAGAGAAAGCACAGAGTTTTCATAGCTACCCAAGctaacagaagttcttctccttcaatattttttattttgtattttctttaagTTTTGTCTGTCTGAGTCTCATGGTGAAAAAgacaaacagtgaggtttgtaagaaaaagtcaGTGAGTGAAAAAAGGAAGAGtgtacaaaattaaaaaaaaaaaccataggTGTCTTAGAGGTTCCTTGTACATCTAtgtgttgtgtatcatgattctgtgggaatccccttacaagttgggttagcactttgcaGTTGAAAGCTTGGCAAGTGACCAAGTCAAGTTTAGAATTGGGGATagattctggacttgtcccggatagaaaggatagttcctagggagaattggtgtttgtaatctgtatgattatagtgaaatcccatcattgttgtgatggagactggatgtaggctgcattgcactgAGCAGCTGAACTATGATACTTCTTGGTGtgattctctctttctcttctactctaTTACTGTTTCTGTTGCGTAagagacaaaattgaaaaatatctcTTCACCGATTACAAGACAAAAAAAATGTCTCTTGACTAATGACGAGACAAAAAACAGAAATATCTCCTGAAGTTATTCTAAAAGGCAGAAAATGATACTCagcaaaaagggactaagattCAATCatcccttctcttagccactgataacCATCATTGCCCAtagattaattttaatttgaaattaaccccattgtacacattgtacggAACATGTATTGGCTCCCTATACTTCCTCATAGCATTTTTTCAGGCAATTTTAAAGAGTATTTAAGTtcactaatttattttaatttttatgctaATCATCATGTCTGGTCAAGAACTATGCAACATAAttctaatgaaaaaaaattgatatcaACAAAATCGGAGGACATTTTAACCAAACAATAGCATCAGCAACATCTGAATCAGACCATGTATCTTAACAAACATCGAGGACCAGAACCAATTTGGAGAAGTGAAATATGTCTAAAAGTAGAGCTAGGTATCTATTCTAATGGCGGTGATAAATCCCAAGTACGGGTAAGTCCAACCAAGTTCCGTCGCAACTATAACGAAGAGTGTAGACAACACAACGGCATTGATAAGTGGCGACGGCGGCATGTTACCAGCATTGCATTTATCATCTTTAGCCTTAGACAAGATATGGAAGGAGACTGCAACGACGAAGTAGCGTTTAGTAGCCACAAAACTCATCTCGTCAAGCATCAAAATAGCGGAAAAGACCTTTATTTCAGTCGAATTAGGGATGAGATTCGGGTCAGATAGAATAATCCGGGCAGATGAATTTTGCATTGCATGTAACACTGAGCCTAtgacataaaaatatatatatatatatatatatttacttgTTTACTTATTTATCATGTTTGCTTAATAATTTTACTGTTATTAACAATGTCAAATCTAAATTCAAACACCTTTTTTTATTACACGTGTAAGCCGCCATAAATTAATGCAAACACATTAGTCATTGTAACCATCAAACATCAAAAGTGACCATAGAACACACTTATTatcattgattttttttttttgttttcatgaTTATTTATGAGATATTTTGTGAGTAACTATCTTTTCTTTTcccaaattcaaaaaaaaaaaaaagctcaaATCCAAATTCATATAACAAGAGCTTATGTTATTTTATTGACTACATATGACAAGAGCatacattaaaatttaatatccAAAGTACACTAAGTAAACTGCTTATTGATCTATTTAATTAAAACAAGACGTACTGAAACTTGAAACCTCTCGTTGTTTTCAATTGAAAACTCTTTGTCCAGGAGCCAATATTCTTTTGGGATCAAATTCATCTTTTCCATCTTTGAAACTTTCCCATTTATGTCCAAAATGCTCCTTCCATTCTTCGTGAGTTTTGTTTTTTGGAAGATATGCTTTGATCCCAATACCCGAATTTTTACAGAAATCTAATACTTGATATTTTAGAGTACTCGATGCTTCATATTTATCGGGTGAAACATAATGTAGAAGACTCACAAGGTAGAATATTTCTTCATCGGGTATTGCCACCGCCATTTTATCATTCCATCTGtgaattaattaatatatacattagaataaatataaataattaattaattttaaatcagttaatattaattatttttatcttttttggagatttaaaatttagcgtaaaaaaataatttttaaaaattaacccaaaaaaattaactttttaattaaatttaggtgaaaattcagatataattaatttaatttgaaattgatagttaaaaatcgttaaataatttaatagatttgactaaattattatttaacgactctcaactttaattttacataaaattaacTGTACTTGAGTTTTTACTTTAGATTCATTTAGTGACGGAACTTACTTTGCTTTGTTCATGGGAAAAACTAACATGATCCCAATGGCAGTAATATTTTGCTTATAGACAATTTCCTTGAATACACCTTCATTTATATCTGAAATTCTGGATCCTGGAACAAAGAGATCCAACCAAGATTTTGGTGCCTCTGCAAGCCCTTGTGCCGCAAGAAGGTGATCAACAAAGTTGTACCTATTTAGGAAACCCTCGTACAATACGTCCCTTTCAAACTTAAATGTAGGAACGTATTTCAACCCCTTGATCAAATTTTCCACATCCTGTTTGAGAAAAAAACATCAATATATGGTAAATAACTAAGTAAGTGGCTCCTAAGAAAATATACGCGTGACTATAAAATGattaacaaataattaattacctcgTCAATGTCGGCTTGATTACTATCATCATAATATTTAGCAAGCTCTAAGATATAAATGATGTTATGTTGGGACACTAAGGAATGTATGCGAGGCACATCTTCCATTGGATAAAAGGAAAGGTCATCAGGCCAATACTCTATCTTAAGAAAACCTTGTACGAAATCGAATCCATTGCTGCCACTTCTTCCATGAACTGAAATTAAGTGTTCTTCGTCCTTAGTAAATTCAGAGAAATCAGTGTAAAGCAAACGGAGCCACTTCACCTGCAATAAAATCATCGCCAAAACTTagttaatatttataataaatataataataaaaattcaataataGTTAAATAATACTTACTTTTGCTGGGGCGGGACCTAAAGCTATTCTTGCTCTAGTGATTATTCCATATTGTCCTAAACCTCCAAGGACACcgtaaaataattttgaattctttttgGCAGAACAGGTCACGTGATCTCCTTTTCCTGTCAAAGACGCAAGATccaattcataaattttatatttaaacaaGTATATAAAATTTTGCTTACACACATGACTAAACTGAACACTCCACGTTTCCCCCAACCCAAAGaaatataagaagaaaaaataaaccaatcaaatgaaaaagaaaagttgactaaaaaaaattgttaggTGATAATAATTTAACTAAACATGTTGAATGAATCACGCCTGTTGTCTTCAACAACTTCACttaaatttagtaaaataaaataaaatgatcccttaaaaataattataaaaaaataataagataaaatattaaaaataaaaatataaaaaataaaaaataatatttttatatttaatttagtaataaattaaaataaattaaaaatataatttgttctatttttcatacaaaaaaataaaataataaataaattcttgaaaatttatattttgatattattttttgaaaaaataaaaatatcaataatgTCTTTTACGATAGCAAACATGAATAAATtagttcaaattaaaaatttatactCTAATCATAAGAGTTAATTTAGAGATAACATATCATATCTACTATCATAACAAATTTTATTGGTATATTTTTTAAGAACTAATTCGAAGTGtaaatttatagatattttttattattttattctaaaaaaaattaataaaaaaattacctctttttaatatttttgtatttttttcataaaaaatctaaaatatattaatttaataccacTAAATACAATTATTTTTAGGTAGAAACTCAAGTTCAGTCGattttacgtgaagttgataattgagagcAGTTAGATAATtagactgatttgactaaatttttatttaatgaaattCTCAGCTATCAAACTTCACCTGAAGTAAACTGCACCTAAATTTCCACTATATTTTTATGTACAATGTTATGTCTCTGTATATTTTTACCAGTGTCTCATAAACAAAGGCATAGGGAATAATAGGAATGCATACCAGTAATAACATCGAGTTCATAAACATTAGAGATCTGAGGGCCGTATTTGAATACTTGGCCACCAACTCCGGCATTGACGAGGGTTCCGGCAACCGAAGTGCCCAAACTATCAGTAAACGAGAGTGGTGTGAGTCCATATTCCAGTGCGGCATGCAACACATCGTTCCACACCTGCTCCCCGCCCACGTCAGCATAAGAATTCCATGGATCCTTCTCATCGCGAAATATAACAATCCCTTTCCCGTGCCTGTAACGGTTCAGATGCGTCATGTTCACCACTATCCCGTCACGCGCCATCGCTTGTCCGTACACCGAGTGTGCTTGCGCTCTAGCTGCTATTGGGATAGGGGTAGGAAGGGAATTTGACAGCTTTATCAGTTCTGTTATGTCGTGCGTGGAAGTTGGTTCAAGAACCGCTAACGGCTTTTCGTTAATCACAAAACCGTAATCGGTTGAGGCAAGTGTAAGGGTAGTATTGTCACAAGCAAATTTATTGGATAGTGTGATGGGTGTGGGTGCATGAAATAATATTGGACATAGATCTGTGGATATTTCTGCATTTGTGAGCATACTAGTAATTTCTAGACATAATAAAAGAACCAACATAAAACCATTTTTATCAAGTATAGAAAACCTTGCCATTTTTGTGTGCTATTTTTACTTAATACATATGCTTTGAGTAATGTATATAAGTGTGTAAGAGCACTAACTCTGATTTCTGTGGATTATTGGGTACATAGGTTGTGTGCTATTTATACACTGAGCTAGCTACTCCGTGGCGAGGAAGTATAAGAAATCAGGGTACATAAcgttatttttatattatttaactgAGTGTCTATTTTGGACCCGTTTTTCAAATTTAAGTGAATAAAAAAGAGAGTGGTTGTTAAGAAACTTGTAATGATATGCCCGCTGTTTTTTTGTTTAGAAGTATAAACCGGCGGCTGATTTGGACTATCTTTTAATGAAAAGTAAATCTAAATATATAAAtggaataaaatttaattagacTGGTTTAACTTtagttttaatttgttttccTCAACATATCTGAAACAAATCAATTTGATCGAATAtcaaattgatttgattagaagggataaaatattcaattttttatttattagagatataataatttatattatcttttttttttcagcttaaatttttaagagaaataattttatgatataatcTCAAAGTTCTACGTCCAAAAAGTCAAGAAAtacaattatttatattatttttttatgaacttAAATTTTTGGgatataataattttatgacattattttagtaaaaacattaatttttaatatattttatatattcattataacataataaaacttttgtgaatattatttttttaaacaatatcCAAAAGAATCAGtcattaatatataaaatatatattaaaatataaagtatacattaaaaataaattaaataatttatatttgtatataaatatataataattaacttagtaattaaattttagtatatatataatattttcattttttaaatttaaagatgACCAAGTATATCaataaacataatattttttaatgataagCTATGGagtgataatttttttaattttcataatgAATAATTATAGAAAAATGTTCCATTAAAATACTAAGAAAACTCATTTTGTTGTTGTAAGCTAAAAGAATATAGCTGCAAGGATATAATAGAAACAACAAACAATAATTGTATTCTTGTTATTCTGTCATTTGCATGATGCAACCATGCATACTTGGCCGACTTGGGATTTTTCTTCACCTGTTattttgcattttcttttgttagCCACCGCCAAGAGTTTTCGcctattaaaaaatttttaaaaaaattaagtgaaaagaaacacctaaataatattataaataattatattcaaTTCAAAACTTTTAAGATGAAAACTCATATACAATCGatttta
Above is a genomic segment from Arachis stenosperma cultivar V10309 chromosome 1, arast.V10309.gnm1.PFL2, whole genome shotgun sequence containing:
- the LOC130967392 gene encoding cytokinin dehydrogenase 2-like, encoding MARFSILDKNGFMLVLLLCLEITSMLTNAEISTDLCPILFHAPTPITLSNKFACDNTTLTLASTDYGFVINEKPLAVLEPTSTHDITELIKLSNSLPTPIPIAARAQAHSVYGQAMARDGIVVNMTHLNRYRHGKGIVIFRDEKDPWNSYADVGGEQVWNDVLHAALEYGLTPLSFTDSLGTSVAGTLVNAGVGGQVFKYGPQISNVYELDVITGKGDHVTCSAKKNSKLFYGVLGGLGQYGIITRARIALGPAPAKVKWLRLLYTDFSEFTKDEEHLISVHGRSGSNGFDFVQGFLKIEYWPDDLSFYPMEDVPRIHSLVSQHNIIYILELAKYYDDSNQADIDEDVENLIKGLKYVPTFKFERDVLYEGFLNRYNFVDHLLAAQGLAEAPKSWLDLFVPGSRISDINEGVFKEIVYKQNITAIGIMLVFPMNKAKWNDKMAVAIPDEEIFYLVSLLHYVSPDKYEASSTLKYQVLDFCKNSGIGIKAYLPKNKTHEEWKEHFGHKWESFKDGKDEFDPKRILAPGQRVFN